The Haemophilus parainfluenzae genome window below encodes:
- a CDS encoding DUF5718 family protein — translation MNFEQMIGFGVAGNFAGHLEQAGEVADFTQVKTENAIQPKAIFPFYVPSEKAGFLSTFPLSHNQINFPQGADNLQIEPEIALICDLIYKGKQVEKIIPRYFAAYNDCSIRRPNAKKICEKKNWGSASKGISPKLIPLSSFIKGSEIDQYSIACFHKRNSELNTYGIDSPAIGYSYFHQQLLDWIVDRMNNQPDEGPMNQITSLLEQANYPKQTIISIGATRYTEFGETHFLQPNDLSIVVVYDGEKYSAEEIEKMARDEKFADDISALIQKVV, via the coding sequence ATGAATTTTGAACAAATGATTGGTTTCGGGGTAGCAGGCAATTTTGCAGGACACTTAGAACAAGCCGGCGAGGTGGCTGATTTCACCCAAGTAAAAACAGAAAATGCCATTCAACCCAAAGCAATTTTCCCGTTTTATGTGCCAAGCGAAAAAGCTGGCTTTCTTTCTACCTTTCCTTTAAGTCACAATCAAATTAATTTTCCACAAGGTGCTGATAATCTGCAAATTGAGCCTGAAATTGCGCTTATTTGTGATCTGATCTATAAAGGAAAGCAAGTTGAGAAAATTATTCCGCGCTATTTTGCAGCCTATAATGACTGCTCTATTCGTCGTCCTAATGCGAAAAAAATCTGTGAAAAGAAAAACTGGGGATCCGCAAGTAAAGGCATTTCACCAAAACTTATTCCACTTTCTTCCTTTATTAAGGGAAGTGAAATTGATCAATATAGTATCGCTTGCTTCCATAAACGAAATAGCGAACTGAATACTTATGGTATTGACAGTCCTGCTATTGGTTATAGCTATTTCCACCAACAATTATTAGATTGGATCGTTGATAGAATGAATAATCAACCTGATGAAGGGCCAATGAATCAAATCACATCTTTATTAGAGCAAGCAAACTATCCGAAACAAACAATTATTAGCATTGGGGCAACCCGTTATACCGAGTTCGGCGAAACACATTTCTTGCAGCCCAATGATCTCAGTATTGTTGTCGTGTATGACGGTGAAAAATATTCTGCTGAGGAAATTGAGAAAATGGCAAGAGATGAAAAATTTGCAGATGACATTTCAGCGCTTATTCAAAAAGTGGTTTAG
- a CDS encoding DUF5363 family protein has translation MSEQEKKGWFRKAVDEYNKFCSELGLDKGSCRGCMPRIEFDDDGKVKKEKPLEPLKK, from the coding sequence ATGAGCGAACAAGAAAAAAAAGGTTGGTTCCGTAAAGCGGTAGATGAATACAATAAATTTTGCAGTGAACTTGGTTTAGATAAAGGTAGTTGTCGAGGTTGTATGCCACGCATTGAATTTGATGATGATGGTAAGGTAAAAAAAGAGAAACCACTAGAACCACTCAAAAAATAA
- the guaA gene encoding glutamine-hydrolyzing GMP synthase: MTNIHNHKILILDFGSQYTQLIARRVREIGVYCELWAWDVTEEQIREFNPDGIILSGGPESTTEKNSPRAPEYVFNASVPVLGICYGMQTMAMQLGGLTETSDHREFGYASVLMDNPTALFAHLNDGDSKLDVWMSHGDKVTRLPQNFQVTGTTPTCPIAAMSDENRHFYGVQFHPEVTHTKKGLELLMNFVVNICGCETKWTAENIIEDAVARIKEQVGDDEVILGLSGGVDSSVVALLLHKAIGKKLHCVFVDNGLLRLHEGDQVMEMFGDKFGLNITRVDAESRFLGELAGVSDPEAKRKIIGKVFVDVFDDESKKLTNVKWLAQGTIYPDVIESAASKTGKAHVIKSHHNVGGLPDYMKLGLVEPLRELFKDEVRKIGLALGLPAEMINRHPFPGPGLGVRVLGEVKKEYCDLLRRADAIFIEELRNSGWYEKTSQAFSVFLPVKSVGVMGDGRKYDWVISLRAVETIDFMTAHWAHLPYDLLGKVSNRIINEVNGISRVVYDISGKPPATIEWE; encoded by the coding sequence ATGACAAACATCCACAACCATAAAATCCTGATCCTCGACTTTGGTTCACAATATACTCAACTGATTGCACGTCGTGTGCGTGAAATTGGTGTGTACTGCGAACTTTGGGCGTGGGATGTGACTGAAGAACAAATCCGTGAATTTAATCCAGACGGTATCATTCTTTCTGGAGGCCCTGAAAGTACCACTGAAAAAAACAGCCCGCGTGCACCTGAATATGTATTTAATGCCAGCGTGCCTGTATTGGGTATTTGCTACGGCATGCAAACCATGGCAATGCAACTTGGTGGTTTAACTGAGACCTCTGATCATCGTGAATTCGGCTATGCTTCTGTTTTAATGGATAATCCAACCGCACTTTTCGCTCATTTAAATGATGGCGATAGCAAATTAGATGTATGGATGAGCCATGGCGATAAAGTAACGCGTTTACCTCAAAACTTCCAAGTTACCGGTACGACTCCAACCTGCCCAATTGCGGCAATGTCTGATGAAAATCGCCATTTCTACGGCGTACAATTCCATCCTGAAGTAACCCATACCAAAAAAGGCTTAGAATTATTGATGAATTTCGTGGTGAACATTTGTGGTTGCGAAACAAAATGGACAGCAGAAAACATTATCGAAGATGCCGTTGCTCGCATTAAAGAGCAAGTGGGCGATGATGAAGTTATTTTAGGCTTATCTGGTGGTGTTGATTCCTCTGTTGTTGCATTGTTATTACATAAAGCGATCGGTAAAAAACTACACTGCGTATTCGTGGATAACGGTTTACTCCGCTTACACGAAGGCGATCAAGTCATGGAAATGTTCGGTGACAAATTCGGTTTAAATATTACCCGTGTTGATGCTGAAAGCCGTTTCTTAGGCGAACTTGCTGGCGTATCCGATCCTGAGGCGAAACGCAAAATTATCGGTAAAGTGTTCGTGGATGTATTCGATGATGAATCGAAAAAACTCACTAACGTGAAATGGTTGGCACAAGGTACGATTTACCCTGACGTGATCGAATCTGCAGCAAGCAAAACTGGTAAAGCACATGTGATTAAATCACACCACAACGTAGGTGGCTTACCAGACTATATGAAACTGGGTTTAGTTGAACCTTTACGAGAATTATTTAAAGATGAAGTACGTAAAATCGGTTTAGCATTAGGCTTACCGGCTGAAATGATCAACCGTCACCCATTCCCTGGCCCAGGCTTAGGTGTGCGAGTATTAGGCGAAGTGAAAAAAGAATACTGCGATTTATTACGCCGTGCGGATGCTATCTTTATCGAAGAATTACGCAATAGCGGTTGGTATGAAAAAACTAGCCAAGCCTTCAGCGTGTTCCTACCAGTAAAATCTGTAGGTGTGATGGGCGATGGTCGTAAATACGACTGGGTTATCTCACTACGTGCGGTAGAAACCATCGACTTTATGACCGCACATTGGGCGCATTTGCCTTATGATTTATTAGGTAAAGTATCTAACCGCATCATCAATGAAGTGAACGGCATTTCCCGCGTCGTGTACGACATCAGCGGAAAACCACCAGCAACTATCGAGTGGGAATAA
- the birA gene encoding bifunctional biotin--[acetyl-CoA-carboxylase] ligase/biotin operon repressor BirA translates to MPSLLDCLSDCQPKVRSDLMSFLNITSNELAQEIALLREVGLNIQEENDVYQLVPEMPLLNPQAISTALFPYSVHYHRTISSTNEFISRQIEQLKKGDLCLAEYQTAGRGRRGRQWLSPFAGQLIFSFYWTIGPKKALDGLSLLIGLAIAEALNAKVKWPNDILLSGRKLGGILVEIINNKNGLLNLVVGIGINIKLPQSTEISQPYAQLTEQDPDIDRETILVKVIQRIYSRLAQFEEKGIDEEFMQQWINHNEFFGDEVNVFTEQGAISGIEQGIDKRGYLKVITDEGERYFNAGEVSLRRK, encoded by the coding sequence ATGCCATCGTTATTGGATTGTTTGTCTGATTGCCAACCTAAAGTGCGGTCAGATTTGATGTCGTTTTTAAATATTACGTCAAATGAATTGGCGCAAGAAATAGCATTATTGAGAGAAGTGGGATTGAATATTCAAGAAGAAAATGATGTTTATCAGTTAGTGCCAGAAATGCCTTTGTTAAATCCGCAAGCAATTTCGACTGCACTTTTTCCTTATTCTGTGCATTATCATCGAACCATTTCTTCAACAAATGAATTTATATCAAGACAAATTGAGCAATTAAAAAAAGGTGATTTGTGCCTAGCAGAATATCAAACGGCCGGTAGGGGACGTCGTGGTCGCCAATGGCTTTCACCGTTTGCAGGGCAGTTAATTTTCAGTTTTTATTGGACTATCGGTCCTAAAAAAGCATTGGATGGATTAAGCTTGCTGATTGGTTTAGCGATTGCAGAAGCGTTAAATGCGAAAGTGAAATGGCCAAATGATATTTTGCTTTCAGGGCGAAAGCTTGGTGGCATTTTAGTGGAAATCATTAATAATAAGAATGGGTTGCTTAATTTAGTGGTTGGTATTGGGATCAATATAAAATTGCCACAATCAACCGAAATTAGTCAGCCGTATGCACAGCTAACTGAACAGGATCCTGATATAGATCGTGAAACGATCCTTGTTAAAGTGATTCAACGTATTTATTCTCGATTAGCTCAATTTGAAGAAAAAGGCATTGATGAGGAATTCATGCAACAATGGATAAACCATAATGAATTTTTTGGTGATGAAGTGAATGTCTTTACTGAACAAGGTGCGATTTCAGGTATAGAGCAGGGGATTGATAAACGCGGTTATTTAAAAGTCATAACCGATGAAGGTGAGCGGTATTTTAATGCCGGAGAAGTTTCTTTAAGAAGAAAATAA
- a CDS encoding ATP-binding protein: MKNFRYFAQRYVDWVIRLGRVRFSLLGIAILAILALCIQILLSTLFSDGIDWSDIVRSITFGLFTAPFVIYFFTLLVERLERSRLELSKTLARLEKNSRDKSTLLATISHELRTPLNGIIGLSRILLDDKLTEQQQNYLNTINLSAISLGHIFSDIIDLDKIDSKRIELNIQPCDFHSLLNDFYNFGTLMAEQKGLKFSLRQDENLPNWLYLDRARISQILWNLISNAVKFTDKGEVILTVQKIQDNQYQFSVTDTGAGIASYELDKIFTMYYQVKDNIHRSAGSGIGLAISKNLAQLMQGDLTVESELDKGSTFYLTIIADKAQANDMNAETAMQHLSILLVEDVELNVVVAKSILEKQGHYVDVAMNGEQAIRLFEKNTYDIVFLDIKLPDMSGFDIAYYLRKNYEEGIYDFLPPLIAFTANVMHSEEEYQNQGMDGVLRKPLSLTELRQCFKTFLGDDIETTSDEEELPQVQEGINISLIELIGKSQAKANVVLFKQWMPIYLDELETAYDDYLANSDMQQTVSDVAHKIKGAAASVGLVNVQNIVKQAQDTSLPNWTSDIASWIKQLSNEWTQNLAELEAYLEK, encoded by the coding sequence ATGAAAAACTTTAGATATTTTGCACAACGCTATGTTGATTGGGTTATTCGATTAGGTCGAGTTCGCTTCTCTTTACTTGGTATCGCTATTCTTGCGATTTTGGCTCTTTGTATACAAATCTTATTAAGTACGCTTTTTAGTGATGGTATTGACTGGAGCGATATTGTTCGCTCGATCACTTTTGGTCTGTTTACTGCTCCTTTTGTTATTTATTTCTTTACGCTACTTGTTGAGCGATTAGAGCGTTCTCGTTTAGAGCTCTCTAAAACGCTTGCTAGATTAGAAAAAAATAGTCGTGATAAAAGTACTTTACTTGCAACAATTAGCCATGAGTTACGTACCCCATTAAATGGAATCATTGGTTTAAGTCGAATTTTATTAGATGATAAATTAACAGAACAGCAACAAAATTATCTCAATACCATTAATCTAAGTGCGATCAGTTTAGGCCATATTTTTAGTGATATTATTGATCTAGATAAGATTGACTCTAAACGCATTGAATTAAATATTCAGCCTTGTGATTTTCATTCACTACTTAATGATTTCTATAATTTTGGTACCTTAATGGCAGAACAAAAGGGACTAAAATTCTCTTTAAGACAGGATGAGAATTTACCTAATTGGCTTTATCTCGATCGTGCTCGCATCAGCCAAATTCTTTGGAATCTAATTAGTAATGCAGTGAAATTTACTGACAAAGGTGAAGTTATCCTAACAGTACAGAAAATTCAAGATAATCAGTATCAATTTAGTGTTACTGATACGGGAGCAGGTATTGCATCTTATGAATTAGATAAGATTTTTACCATGTATTATCAGGTCAAAGATAATATTCATCGTTCAGCAGGAAGTGGCATCGGTCTTGCAATTTCTAAAAATCTTGCGCAGTTAATGCAGGGGGATTTAACCGTTGAAAGTGAGTTGGATAAAGGTTCTACTTTTTATTTAACGATTATTGCGGATAAAGCTCAAGCTAATGATATGAATGCTGAAACAGCCATGCAGCATCTTTCTATTTTATTAGTTGAAGATGTTGAATTGAATGTGGTTGTGGCCAAAAGTATCCTTGAAAAGCAGGGGCATTATGTTGATGTTGCCATGAATGGTGAACAGGCGATCCGATTATTTGAGAAAAATACTTATGATATTGTTTTTCTTGATATTAAGTTACCAGATATGTCAGGCTTTGATATTGCATACTATCTACGTAAAAACTACGAAGAAGGGATTTATGATTTTCTCCCACCTTTAATTGCTTTTACGGCAAATGTGATGCACAGTGAAGAAGAATATCAAAATCAGGGTATGGATGGTGTGCTACGTAAACCTCTTTCTTTGACAGAATTGCGTCAGTGCTTTAAAACCTTTTTAGGGGATGACATCGAGACTACCTCTGATGAAGAAGAGCTCCCTCAAGTTCAGGAAGGCATCAATATTTCACTTATTGAGTTAATTGGAAAATCACAAGCTAAAGCTAATGTGGTGTTATTTAAACAATGGATGCCGATTTATTTAGATGAATTAGAAACAGCGTATGACGATTATCTTGCAAACTCAGATATGCAACAAACGGTGTCAGATGTTGCACATAAAATTAAAGGTGCAGCCGCATCGGTAGGACTTGTTAATGTTCAAAATATCGTAAAACAGGCTCAAGATACCTCATTACCAAATTGGACATCCGATATTGCTTCATGGATAAAGCAACTCAGTAATGAATGGACTCAAAATTTAGCTGAATTAGAAGCGTATTTAGAAAAGTAA
- a CDS encoding tRNA(Met) cytidine acetyltransferase TmcA, translating into MPSNLPANTLIINEFSKIQNFLGQEFETILFDARKGIHLEALAIAAGTLKMNGALIVLLSNWEELHSQIDEDSLRWSGSIEAIATPRFMAYFKHCILKYGFPVLYHQNDLKFSRTSQQLFANHNATLDQQKIIEQILQKESEFYFLTAKRGRGKSALAGLLANQLNTKIYLTAPNKSAVKILAEFSQKEIIFISPDELFLALQNDPSFSENAWLFVDEAAMLPIAQLSAFSHHFKHILFTTTIHSYEGTGRGFELKFKQKINRTFSDFELIEPLRWSKDDVLEAFIDELLLLNVEDDFKQTPYDKSKICQITERSQEEILSSLPQFYGLMTLAHYRTSPVDLRRLFDANSQCFFTAESERNLLGAVWALKEGGIEDSSIIEAINLGTRRPKGNLVPQALCFHAQQQKACELHSLRISRIAVQPMWQQHGIGAQLIEYIKQNTNLAYLSVSFGYTKELAKFWQKCGFSLVHLGEHLEASSGCYSAIALKGLSAEGIELEKEATQSFQRNMPLSFHPLAQEFNTTPVDWELIDEDWLSLKNFAYFHRTLASALPAIRRFLMNLDEKDCPLMRDYFITKQVPYNKKNGLKLLRSEIAQKLKKEAR; encoded by the coding sequence ATGCCGTCTAATTTGCCGGCAAATACCTTGATCATTAATGAGTTTTCTAAAATTCAAAATTTTCTTGGACAAGAGTTTGAGACGATCTTGTTTGATGCACGGAAAGGTATCCATTTAGAGGCACTAGCCATTGCGGCCGGTACATTGAAAATGAATGGTGCCTTAATTGTCTTGCTATCAAATTGGGAGGAACTTCATTCCCAAATAGATGAAGATAGTCTTCGTTGGTCGGGTTCGATTGAGGCAATTGCTACGCCAAGATTTATGGCATATTTTAAGCATTGTATTCTTAAATATGGTTTTCCCGTCCTTTATCATCAAAATGATTTAAAATTTAGCCGCACTTCTCAGCAGTTATTTGCAAATCATAACGCGACCTTAGATCAGCAGAAAATCATTGAGCAAATCTTACAAAAAGAATCTGAATTTTACTTTCTTACAGCCAAGCGAGGAAGAGGTAAATCAGCTCTAGCAGGCTTATTAGCGAATCAACTGAATACTAAAATTTACCTCACAGCACCGAATAAAAGTGCGGTTAAAATTTTGGCTGAATTTTCACAAAAAGAAATTATCTTTATTTCACCAGATGAGCTTTTCCTTGCTTTGCAAAATGATCCTTCTTTTTCTGAAAATGCTTGGCTTTTTGTTGATGAGGCGGCAATGCTGCCGATTGCTCAACTGAGCGCTTTTTCTCATCATTTTAAGCATATTTTATTTACGACTACCATCCATAGTTATGAGGGAACCGGGCGAGGCTTTGAGCTTAAATTTAAGCAAAAAATTAACCGCACCTTTTCTGACTTTGAGCTTATTGAACCGCTACGTTGGTCTAAAGATGATGTTTTAGAGGCGTTTATTGATGAGCTTTTATTATTGAATGTAGAGGATGACTTTAAACAAACGCCATACGACAAAAGCAAAATATGCCAAATCACTGAACGCTCACAAGAGGAAATACTTTCTTCGTTGCCTCAATTCTATGGCTTGATGACATTAGCTCATTATCGTACATCACCAGTAGATCTACGGCGATTGTTTGATGCCAATTCACAGTGTTTTTTTACCGCTGAAAGTGAGCGAAATTTACTAGGTGCAGTTTGGGCATTAAAAGAAGGCGGGATTGAAGATTCATCGATTATAGAGGCCATTAATCTGGGCACCAGACGCCCTAAAGGTAATCTTGTCCCGCAAGCACTTTGTTTTCATGCTCAACAACAAAAGGCTTGTGAATTGCATTCTTTACGTATTTCGAGAATTGCGGTTCAGCCTATGTGGCAGCAGCATGGTATAGGTGCACAACTCATTGAATATATTAAACAAAATACCAATTTGGCTTATTTATCAGTGAGTTTTGGTTATACCAAAGAACTGGCTAAATTTTGGCAGAAATGTGGTTTTTCTCTTGTTCATTTAGGTGAGCATTTAGAGGCAAGTAGTGGCTGTTATTCAGCTATCGCTCTAAAAGGTCTTTCTGCAGAAGGGATTGAATTAGAAAAAGAAGCAACGCAATCTTTTCAACGGAATATGCCTTTGTCTTTCCATCCCCTCGCTCAGGAATTTAATACCACACCTGTTGATTGGGAATTGATTGACGAAGATTGGCTAAGCTTGAAAAATTTTGCTTATTTTCACCGCACTTTAGCTTCCGCTTTGCCAGCAATTCGTCGATTTTTAATGAATTTAGATGAAAAAGATTGCCCTTTAATGAGAGATTATTTCATCACAAAACAGGTACCCTATAATAAGAAAAATGGGTTAAAATTATTACGTTCGGAGATTGCACAAAAATTAAAAAAGGAGGCAAGATGA
- the guaB gene encoding IMP dehydrogenase, with product MSLRIKQEALTFDDVLLVPAHSTVLPSTANLSTQLTKEIHLNIPMLSAAMDTVTETKLAISLAQEGGIGFIHKNMTIERQADRVRKVKKFESGIVSEPVTVSPDLTLAALAEMVKKNGFAGYPVVDGENNLIGIITGRDTRFVKDLSKTVSQLMTKKEDLVTVKEGANRETILELMHQNRVEKVLVVDDAFKLKGMITVKDFQKAEQKPNACKDEFGRLRVGAAVGAGPGNEERIDALVKAGVDVLLIDSSHGHSEGVLQRVRETRAKYPNLPIVAGNVATAEGAIALADAGASAVKVGIGPGSICTTRIVTGVGVPQITAIADAAAALKDRGIPVIADGGIRFSGDIAKAIAAGASCVMVGSMFAGTEEAPGEIELYQGRAFKSYRGMGSLGAMAKGSSDRYFQSDNAADKLVPEGIEGRIPYKGYLKEIIHQQMGGLRSCMGLTGCATIEELRTKAEFVRISGAGIKESHVHDVTITKEAPNYRMG from the coding sequence ATGTCATTACGCATTAAACAAGAAGCCCTTACTTTTGACGATGTTCTACTCGTCCCAGCACATTCAACTGTTCTTCCGAGCACTGCCAACCTCTCAACTCAACTCACCAAAGAAATTCACCTAAATATTCCTATGCTTTCTGCTGCAATGGATACTGTCACAGAAACCAAATTAGCGATCTCTTTAGCACAAGAAGGCGGCATCGGCTTTATTCACAAAAATATGACGATCGAACGCCAAGCGGATCGTGTTCGTAAAGTGAAAAAATTCGAAAGTGGTATCGTTTCTGAACCTGTGACTGTTTCACCAGATTTAACTCTTGCAGCACTTGCTGAAATGGTGAAAAAAAACGGCTTCGCAGGCTACCCTGTTGTAGATGGTGAAAATAACTTAATCGGTATCATCACTGGCCGTGACACGCGTTTCGTGAAAGATTTAAGCAAAACTGTTTCACAATTAATGACGAAAAAAGAAGACTTAGTTACCGTAAAAGAAGGTGCAAACCGTGAAACAATTTTAGAATTAATGCATCAAAACCGCGTAGAGAAAGTACTTGTAGTAGATGATGCATTCAAATTAAAAGGCATGATCACCGTTAAAGACTTCCAAAAAGCAGAACAAAAACCAAATGCATGTAAAGATGAATTCGGTCGTTTACGTGTCGGTGCGGCTGTAGGTGCAGGCCCAGGTAACGAAGAACGTATTGATGCTTTAGTGAAAGCCGGCGTAGATGTGTTGTTAATCGACTCTTCTCACGGTCACTCAGAAGGCGTATTACAACGTGTTCGTGAAACTCGTGCAAAATATCCAAACTTACCTATCGTTGCGGGTAACGTAGCGACTGCTGAAGGTGCTATCGCACTTGCAGACGCAGGTGCAAGCGCAGTGAAAGTAGGTATCGGCCCTGGTTCAATTTGTACAACTCGCATCGTTACTGGTGTAGGTGTACCACAAATTACGGCTATCGCAGATGCAGCGGCAGCATTAAAAGATCGCGGAATTCCAGTTATCGCGGACGGCGGTATTCGTTTCTCTGGTGATATTGCAAAAGCCATCGCTGCTGGCGCAAGCTGTGTAATGGTTGGTTCTATGTTTGCAGGTACTGAAGAAGCTCCTGGTGAAATCGAACTTTACCAAGGTCGTGCATTTAAATCTTACCGTGGTATGGGCTCATTAGGTGCCATGGCGAAAGGCTCATCAGACCGTTATTTCCAATCGGATAACGCTGCAGACAAACTCGTACCAGAAGGTATCGAAGGCCGTATTCCATACAAAGGTTACTTAAAAGAAATCATCCACCAACAAATGGGTGGTTTACGTTCTTGCATGGGCTTAACTGGCTGCGCAACCATCGAAGAATTACGCACGAAAGCAGAATTCGTTCGAATCAGTGGTGCAGGCATTAAAGAAAGCCACGTTCATGATGTAACGATTACTAAAGAAGCGCCAAACTATCGTATGGGCTAA
- a CDS encoding IS3 family transposase, protein MQRLRTRYPLKWLLGFAQLARSTFFAKRQIKPDKDELLKKTIKRIKANHPDYGYRRVHASLLGVNHKKVQRLMQALGLQVRSRKSKKFTTYRGTIGVIAPNHLERDFSATAPKQKWVTDITEFKAKDGSKVYLSPILDLFNNEIVSYNLSYSPNWAQVEDMLMQAVKGLNKACGVILHSDQGWQYQMVAYRRILAEHGIIQSMSRKGNCLDNAAMESFFGRLKIECFYGREFKTKEEIVDAVRDYLDYYNHRRIQLKLKGLSPIQYRKQSFK, encoded by the coding sequence ATCCAAAGGTTAAGAACACGCTATCCGTTAAAATGGCTTTTAGGCTTTGCACAGTTAGCGCGTAGTACGTTTTTTGCGAAACGTCAGATTAAACCGGATAAGGATGAGTTGTTGAAAAAGACCATTAAACGCATCAAAGCCAATCATCCTGATTATGGCTACCGACGAGTTCATGCCAGCTTGCTAGGCGTGAATCATAAAAAAGTTCAACGTTTAATGCAGGCACTTGGGCTTCAAGTGCGGTCAAGAAAAAGCAAGAAATTTACCACCTATCGAGGCACGATAGGGGTGATTGCACCGAATCATCTTGAACGCGATTTTAGTGCAACGGCCCCGAAACAAAAATGGGTGACCGATATCACAGAGTTTAAGGCGAAAGATGGGAGTAAAGTCTATTTATCTCCAATTTTAGACTTATTTAACAATGAGATAGTTTCATATAATCTCAGCTATTCCCCAAACTGGGCACAAGTAGAGGACATGTTAATGCAAGCCGTCAAAGGATTAAATAAGGCTTGTGGTGTCATTTTGCATTCAGACCAAGGCTGGCAATATCAAATGGTAGCTTATCGTCGAATCTTGGCTGAACATGGCATCATTCAAAGTATGTCGAGAAAAGGGAATTGCTTAGATAACGCCGCAATGGAAAGTTTCTTTGGACGATTAAAAATAGAATGTTTTTATGGTCGGGAATTTAAAACAAAAGAAGAGATAGTTGATGCCGTCAGGGATTATTTGGATTACTATAACCACCGACGGATTCAACTAAAATTAAAAGGACTGAGTCCGATACAATATCGAAAACAATCCTTTAAATGA
- a CDS encoding NYN domain-containing protein: MQKNRIALLIDAENANSSAIEQILKEVGKSGTITVKRIYADWTDERNKKWKEQLNSYAIRPIQKFAYTKGKGSSDTALIIDAMDLLHFKTVDAFCIVSSDSDYTGLAHRIREDGLDIIGVGKSHTPEAFKKACTQFVREENLVKISDIQNNKKNVDKSIDYSLINSAFEMVEDDDNGTALLSKFSEALRKINSEFDPRSYGYTRFTTFCKNLKGYELYSHSDGTTISLKRKENEKQLIKTIPSNNGISSNIDYEKIKKAFDMVADNDSALLSKFAEALTKVKFQYKSYGYKRFFDFCNDLDGYEINLHDDGQTFSIKPKQ; encoded by the coding sequence ATGCAAAAAAATAGAATTGCGCTACTTATTGATGCTGAAAATGCTAATAGTTCAGCGATTGAACAAATTTTAAAGGAAGTGGGCAAATCAGGAACAATAACAGTAAAAAGAATTTATGCAGACTGGACAGATGAACGGAATAAAAAATGGAAAGAACAATTAAATTCTTATGCCATTAGGCCTATTCAAAAATTTGCTTATACAAAAGGTAAAGGATCAAGTGATACAGCATTAATTATTGATGCCATGGATTTACTTCATTTTAAAACAGTGGATGCTTTTTGCATTGTTTCTAGTGATAGTGACTATACTGGGCTTGCTCATCGAATTCGTGAGGATGGGTTAGATATTATCGGTGTTGGTAAAAGTCACACTCCCGAAGCGTTTAAGAAAGCCTGCACTCAATTTGTTAGAGAAGAAAATTTGGTTAAAATATCAGATATTCAAAATAACAAAAAGAATGTTGATAAATCTATTGATTACTCGCTTATAAATAGTGCGTTTGAAATGGTAGAAGATGATGATAATGGAACGGCTCTATTATCTAAATTCTCAGAAGCATTAAGAAAAATTAATTCAGAATTTGATCCAAGATCTTATGGTTATACAAGATTCACAACATTCTGTAAAAATTTAAAAGGATATGAACTTTATTCACACTCTGATGGAACTACAATATCCTTGAAACGAAAAGAAAATGAAAAACAATTAATAAAAACAATACCATCAAATAATGGCATATCATCTAATATTGATTATGAAAAAATAAAAAAAGCCTTTGATATGGTTGCAGATAATGACTCAGCCCTATTATCTAAATTTGCTGAAGCATTAACCAAAGTTAAATTCCAATATAAATCTTATGGCTACAAACGTTTCTTTGATTTTTGTAATGATTTAGATGGATATGAAATAAATCTTCATGATGATGGACAAACTTTTTCCATAAAACCAAAACAATAG
- a CDS encoding helix-turn-helix domain-containing protein, which produces MGKHYTIEFKLQVLQPILNRKMSIREAARFYNIPSNTLVGTWLKRFEKSGIKGLIPRKPSGRPPMKPKYARMPPPPKTEEDRLRLRILQLEAEVAYLKELRRLRLQDEAEQRKLSKG; this is translated from the coding sequence ATGGGTAAACACTACACAATCGAATTTAAATTACAGGTTCTCCAACCTATTCTGAATCGAAAAATGAGTATTAGAGAAGCTGCGCGTTTTTACAATATTCCCTCCAACACCCTAGTCGGGACATGGTTGAAACGGTTTGAAAAAAGTGGCATAAAAGGACTTATTCCCCGTAAACCATCAGGACGACCGCCAATGAAACCCAAATATGCCAGAATGCCACCGCCACCCAAAACTGAAGAAGACCGTTTACGCCTGAGAATTTTACAGCTTGAAGCGGAGGTGGCCTACCTAAAGGAGTTGAGAAGGCTCAGACTTCAGGACGAAGCCGAGCAACGGAAATTATCCAAAGGTTAA